Within the Serratia sp. UGAL515B_01 genome, the region ATCACAGATTTAAGGGGTGCGCTCCCCGCAAAGCCGCATTCCACCGTTTGAAAGCGTTTTTTCTTCCCTGATATTTCTCTATATATAAACAAAAGTATGTTGGTTCAGTTGGTTCAGTTGGTTCAATTTGTAAAGATTGTTGTTTTATATGACTTTATTTTCAAAAAGTGAACCAACACAAGGCCGTTTTGAACCAACAAAGGGGGTTTTCGTGTTGGTTCAGTGCCTTGCGCTTGTACTTGTCGTGAAACTCCTTTCCTCTGCTCGCGTGGTGATCACCGATAAATCTTCCTTTCCTCAAGCGCGTGCGCGTACTGTTGCATAAAGTCCATTTTCTCTCGCGTAGTGACGTAATTAAAATCTTCACGGGCGCGTATTGGGCGCGAAACTCCACCAGCCAGGAAAGAAACTTTCACGCGCTGATTTCACACGCTGGCCCGGTTATGGCTCTCGGTAAATTGCCAACATCAGCTATGTATAACGCTGTTATACAGTAGTACACTGTATGCCTATCAACTGGCTATCAAGGTGTGACCGTGAGCAAATCCAACTTAGTGGCGTTCCGGGTTCCGGCAGATTTACAGGATGACTTTAATCAGGCCGTGGCGGCATCAGGTGGCGATAAGTCGTCTTGGCTGGTCGATGCCATCAGAAGCAAACTAAATCGCCCTGTGGCTGATTCTGATAAGCGTATGTTGGCGCTGGTGGAGCGAATGGAAACGGCAGCGGCGGCGCTGATTGTCGGTAAGTCTGGCATTCCTCCGCACCCATACAACGAAAAGGCCGTGATTGCTATCGTGGCCCAAACTATCAGGGAAGGTTTAGACAATGGACGGATCATCGCTGAACGGTTGAATGATGCTGGTTATCAGACCAAAGGCGCTAAGGCATGGGATAAGGATATTTATAGTGCCTGGAAGCGGCAGGGGAATAACGCCAGTCTGATTAATGCCGCGCTGGCTTTATAGTCACGTATGCCAAGCGCATTTTTGCGCTATCGAGAAAATCAATGAGTTATGGTGTTGTTGTGATACTAACCGGGCGAATTACTCATGCTTTGAAAACAAGTATCGTGCCATCACTAAAACGATCCCAAAAACCTCTGCTAGAGTACCGCCCATAAAGAGATTAATAACAAAATCACTGAAATGAAGCAGCCCTGCACCAATGAAAATGAAAATACCGTTCATCACAAAAAGCTGACCAATCAAAATCCCGATGAACCATTTGGCGAAAAGCTTTTTAAGCTTTATATCTGTTTTTAAGTCTTTGGTTTTTGCTCGCTGGTGGGCTTTGGCTGGATCTTCGTCGTTGATGTAAGAAAGCTGAGTAACCTTCGGGGAGGAAACTTCGGCAGGCTCACCTCTGGCTTGCCTTGCCGCTTGTTGGAGTATCTTAATGATTACACTATTATCGCTGGATGACATAGGGATTTAGCGCAGCCCTAACTTGCTGAGCCTGAACCTTATCGCATCGTCAGAAACACCAAAATAGGATGACATCATTACAGGGGAATACTTGGCCTCTGCTAATCGCCGAACCTCTTTTTCTGGCATTAGCAGGCAGGCGGCGAACTGATTAGCGAATATTTCCTCTGGATCAATCCCCTTAGATGAAAGCTTGCCGCGATAGTCGATGAATTGATATTCCAAAGATGTGCCGTTTTCTGTGCGCCGAATGTAATGCCCTAACTCATGTGCACATGTAAAGCGTTTGCGAACATTACTATCGTTCTGATTCAAGATGATAACAGGGTCTTGTTCCGCTTCTTTCAGTAAAGCGCCAGAAACTTCATTACTAATCTGAGTTTCAACAACATCCAAGCCTAATTCATTAGCAATCCACACAGGATCTACAGGGAACCCTCGATCACCCCAGACGTTGTTTAAGAGGGCGTTTGCGGTTGTACGTGGCATAACTTTTCCTCCTCTGGTTGGTTTACGATTGGGTGAATTATGCTCTGTATTGCACAATACAATCTTTGCACAAACAGCGGTAAACGTCACTAGATATAAGTAAGTATCAGTAGATGCAAGAATAACGCAGTAGATAGCACTAGGGCGCACAATGACGCTTTCTATGAAACTACACAACACACCCTAGAAAGCATGAAAACCAAAGTGACGGTCTCTGATAAATCAATGAGTTATGGCGCTTTTACCGCCTCGGCGCTGGCTTCTTCCACTGGTAGGCCGGTGTATTCATCCTCTGCTGGTGGCGCTCCTTGGCGGCTAGTGATGCCGCTACACTGGTTCGGACATCCAACATATCTTTGCCGTTCAGGGTGAAGCCTTGCTGTTGTGCTGCGCTGATTAGCGCCTGCTCTATGGTTTGGCGGTCTAACATGGCATTGCCTCCAGATGGTGATCGGATTTACCCGTTTGAGCGTGACTATTGGTCACTCACAAATCAAAGCCCGCTAATTCTAACAGTCATCTGGTCGATTATCGGCGCAAATGCTTTCCAGTACCTTTCCTCAAGCCTGGACAGTTCCGTTCGCTTACGCTCGAACGTTTCCCACCTCATGCCCTTTGGTTTGTAGAACTGGAAAGGAGCCTTGAACAGGTTCATTAGCTCCGGTGCGTCATGGGGCCAGATGGCAAGGCGCTTGCTTCTGATTAACCGGCGCATTCTGGCTAACCTGTCCTCGCTCTGGCTAGCGTAGTGGATACCCCAGCACTTACGGCAAGCTATATCTTTACGCCCGATATAGAGCTTCGCACATCGCTGGTGGCAGTGCGGGCATAAGTACCAGTGCCGTACACCGTAACCGGCCTGTGTGGTTGTCAGTGATAGCGTGAGCGAATGCCCGTTGATAGTGGCCACGTATCTGTCGCCATTCCTGGTGATCCACAATACCCCGCTTTCGGTTGTGGTGTGGGTTGCGTAACCGTCTGGCACATCTGCCAGCCCCCGGCG harbors:
- a CDS encoding ImmA/IrrE family metallo-endopeptidase, which codes for MPRTTANALLNNVWGDRGFPVDPVWIANELGLDVVETQISNEVSGALLKEAEQDPVIILNQNDSNVRKRFTCAHELGHYIRRTENGTSLEYQFIDYRGKLSSKGIDPEEIFANQFAACLLMPEKEVRRLAEAKYSPVMMSSYFGVSDDAIRFRLSKLGLR